In the Pithys albifrons albifrons isolate INPA30051 chromosome 3, PitAlb_v1, whole genome shotgun sequence genome, one interval contains:
- the PMM1 gene encoding phosphomannomutase 1 isoform X2, translating into MAAARGRVLCLFDVDGTLTPARQKIEPEVDAFLRELRERVHIGVVGGSDYAKIAEQLGDGDEVIEKFDYVFAENGTVQYKNGQLVSKQAIQDHLGEELLQDLINFCLNYMALLKLPKKRGTFIEFRNGMLNISPIGRSCTPEERIEFSELDKKERIREKFVAALQREFAGKGLRFSRGGMISFDVFPEGWDKRYCLNVLDDERFDTIHFFGNETTPGGNDYEIYDDPRTVGHSVQSPQDTVQRCREIFFPERANEC; encoded by the exons atggcggcggcgcggggccgggTGCTGTGCCTCTTCGACGTGGACGGGACCCTGACGCCGGCGCGGCAG AAAATCGAGCCGGAGGTGGACGCGTTCCTGCGGGAGCTGCGGGAGAGGGTGCACATCGGCGTGGTGGGAGGCTCCGACTATGCCAAGATAGCCGAGCAGCTGGGGGACGGGGACGAAG TCATTGAAAAGTTTGACTACGTCTTCGCAGAGAACGGCACAGTGCAATACAAGAATGGGCAGCTGGTCTCCAAGCAG GCCATTCAGGACCACCTGggggaagagctgctgcaggatcTGATCAACTTCTGTCTCAACTACATGGCGCTGCTGAAGCTGCCCAAGAAACG AGGAACCTTCATTGAGTTTCGCAATGGGATGCTGAACATCTCCCCCATCGGACGGAGCTGCACCCCAGAGGAGCGAATTGAGTTCTCTGAGCTGGACAAG AAAGAGCGGATCCGGGAGAAGTTTGTGGCAGCCTTGCAGAGGGAGTTTGCTGGCAAGGGCCTACGGTTCTCTAGAG GTGGCATGATCAGCTTTGACGTCTTCCCGGAGGGCTGGGACAAGCGCTACTGCCTCAATGTGCTCGATGATGAGAGATTTGACACCATTCACTTCTTTGGGAACGAGACGACCCCA ggagggaacgATTACGAAATCTATGATGATCCCCGCACTGTGGGACACAGTGTCCAgtccccccaggacacggtcCAGCGATGCCGTGAAATCTTCTTCCCAGAAAGAGCCAACGAGTGCTGA
- the PMM1 gene encoding phosphomannomutase 1 isoform X1, which translates to MQLTRSDRLHSDPCWEVQNGKFVQTASLCQKIEPEVDAFLRELRERVHIGVVGGSDYAKIAEQLGDGDEVIEKFDYVFAENGTVQYKNGQLVSKQAIQDHLGEELLQDLINFCLNYMALLKLPKKRGTFIEFRNGMLNISPIGRSCTPEERIEFSELDKKERIREKFVAALQREFAGKGLRFSRGGMISFDVFPEGWDKRYCLNVLDDERFDTIHFFGNETTPGGNDYEIYDDPRTVGHSVQSPQDTVQRCREIFFPERANEC; encoded by the exons ATGCAGCTGACCAGAAGTGATCGTCTTCACTCTGATCCCTGCTGGGAAGTGCAGAATGGGAAATTTGTCCAAACAGCTAGTCTGTGCCAG AAAATCGAGCCGGAGGTGGACGCGTTCCTGCGGGAGCTGCGGGAGAGGGTGCACATCGGCGTGGTGGGAGGCTCCGACTATGCCAAGATAGCCGAGCAGCTGGGGGACGGGGACGAAG TCATTGAAAAGTTTGACTACGTCTTCGCAGAGAACGGCACAGTGCAATACAAGAATGGGCAGCTGGTCTCCAAGCAG GCCATTCAGGACCACCTGggggaagagctgctgcaggatcTGATCAACTTCTGTCTCAACTACATGGCGCTGCTGAAGCTGCCCAAGAAACG AGGAACCTTCATTGAGTTTCGCAATGGGATGCTGAACATCTCCCCCATCGGACGGAGCTGCACCCCAGAGGAGCGAATTGAGTTCTCTGAGCTGGACAAG AAAGAGCGGATCCGGGAGAAGTTTGTGGCAGCCTTGCAGAGGGAGTTTGCTGGCAAGGGCCTACGGTTCTCTAGAG GTGGCATGATCAGCTTTGACGTCTTCCCGGAGGGCTGGGACAAGCGCTACTGCCTCAATGTGCTCGATGATGAGAGATTTGACACCATTCACTTCTTTGGGAACGAGACGACCCCA ggagggaacgATTACGAAATCTATGATGATCCCCGCACTGTGGGACACAGTGTCCAgtccccccaggacacggtcCAGCGATGCCGTGAAATCTTCTTCCCAGAAAGAGCCAACGAGTGCTGA